One genomic segment of Primulina tabacum isolate GXHZ01 chromosome 9, ASM2559414v2, whole genome shotgun sequence includes these proteins:
- the LOC142556333 gene encoding patatin-like protein 2 — protein MEDSTQLFQIQRSVSGNLVRILSIDGGGVRGIIPGVILEFLESQLQKLDGEDARIADYFDVIAGTSTGGLVTAMLTAPNEKNRPIFAAKDIKDFYIGHCPKIFPQKKNLLSRALKLVKVFSGPTYNGKYLRSLLKEKLGETKLHETLTDVVIPTFDIRSLQPVIFSSSEVKNNPSMDASLSDICIGTSAAPTYLPAHYFETKDSWGNKRKFNLIDGGVAANNPTLIAINQVTKEITKERTDFFPLNPKENGRFLVLSLGTGSPKAEKKYDAKIAAKWGVMGWLVQGGSSPIFDVFNRASGDMVDYHISTVFQALHSQENYLRIQDDSLTEIMSSVDIATKKNLHQLVKVGEKLLKKPVSRVNLETGIYEPSNQGTNEEALIRYDINSKY, from the exons ATGGAAGATTCAACCCAGCTTTTTCAAATTCAACGATCAGTTTCTGGAAATTTAGTCAGGATTCTATCCATTGATGGTGGCGGAGTTAGAGGAATTATCCCAGGAGTTATCCTCGAATTTCTTGAATCCCAACTTCAA AAATTGGATGgtgaagatgcaagaattgcggATTATTTCGATGTAATCGCAGGGACGAGTACTGGAGGACTCGTTACAGCAATGCTCACGGCACCAAATGAAAAAAATCGTCCCATTTTTGCTGCAAAAGATATTAAGGATTTCTATATTGGTCACTGCCCAAAAATCTTTCCACAAAAGAA AAATCTACTGTCCCGTGCTTTAAAACTGGTGAAGGTGTTTTCAGGACCAACGTACAATGGCAAGTATCTTCGTTCTCTTCTTAAAGAAAAACTTGGTGAAACCAAATTGCACGAAACATTGACAGATGTTGTGATTCCAACCTTTGATATTAGGAGCCTTCAACCCGTAATATTTTCAAGCTCTGAG GTGAAAAATAATCCATCTATGGATGCTTCATTATCAGATATATGCATAGGAACTTCAGCAGCTCCAACTTATTTGCCTGCAcattattttgaaaccaaaGATTCATGgggaaacaaaagaaaattcaatctaatTGATGGTGGTGTTGCTGCTAATAATCCA ACTTTGATAGCAATAAACCAAGTAACAAAAGAAATAACCAAAGAAAGAACTGACTTTTTCCCGTTGAATCCGAAAGAAAATGGAAGATTTCTTGTTCTATCTCTGGGAACTGGTTCACCGAAAGCCGAGAAGAAATATGATGCAAAAATAGCAGCCAAATGGGGTGTTATGGGATGGTTGGTCCAAGGAGGCTCGTCTCCCATATTCGACGTGTTTAACCGAGCTAGCGGAGATATGGTTGATTATCATATCTCCACTGTTTTTCAAGCCCTGCACTCTCAAGAAAATTATCTCAGAATACAG GATGATTCGTTAACTGAAATTATGTCGTCTGTGGACATTGCAACGAAGAAAAATTTGCACCAGCTCGTTAAAGTTGGTGAAAAGTTGCTGAAAAAACCAGTTTCCAGAGTGAATCTGGAGACGGGAATTTATGAGCCTTCAAACCAgggaacaaatgaagaagcactAATCAGGTATGACATCAACTCTAAATACTAG